In the Lysinibacillus sp. PLM2 genome, one interval contains:
- a CDS encoding membrane protein: MFNPKTLSALSYVSILFAPFLLPIILFFVTKEKEVKYHAKRASISHLIPTVLGAAISIFALMSLFTFNGAVNGAVYNPSYFTNFMIWMFIYFIISSAIVVWNLIQAVRVFRQNTYVQ, from the coding sequence TGTAAGTATTCTATTTGCACCTTTTTTACTTCCAATCATTTTGTTCTTTGTTACAAAAGAGAAGGAAGTAAAATATCATGCTAAACGTGCTTCTATTTCTCATCTAATTCCAACCGTTTTAGGGGCTGCTATATCAATATTCGCATTAATGAGCTTATTTACATTTAACGGAGCTGTTAACGGTGCTGTTTATAACCCATCTTACTTTACAAACTTTATGATTTGGATGTTTATTTATTTCATCATATCCTCTGCAATTGTTGTTTGGAATTTAATCCAAGCAGTTCGCGTTTTTCGTCAAAATACTTATGTTCAATAA